The following proteins are encoded in a genomic region of Corticium candelabrum chromosome 11, ooCorCand1.1, whole genome shotgun sequence:
- the LOC134186842 gene encoding zinc finger MYM-type protein 1-like encodes MPWSPHQPLLSFPYRTFAKQQRAFCSSWYRRYPWLHYQEADDKVFCFYCQVAEKKDLGSVALRAGNLDDKFVRTGFTDWKKALTKFEKHQKSVFHRDAMDMVVGKEQNVGQMLGKGYAEEMVENRNMLQIIISCIRYLARQGLAMRGRSKPEGSVALERDSNLMQLLIMRAEDNPRLWKWLDKCQAKFTSPCIQNEILSIMALMILRDVVRKVSGKWYTIMVDETTDLSNTEQMVFCLRYVDDDLEVHEEVIGLYSLDSTSADSILATVQDILLRMNLRIDHCRGQCYDGASNMAGAKSGVAKRLNDLEPRALYTHCYGHALNLATQDVLKGIKVMRSALETVHEITKLIKKSPKRESIFKKFKDVVTAGSPGLRILCPTRWTVRAEALTSISENYTTLQMTWDVAKEATKDTEMRARIGGIALQMDTFDFVYGVELGRKLLNIVDNLSRSLQSSTISACEGQKLVSTTTTTIQSMRSDECFDIFWKYVERKRLSLQVPSPTLPRRRKVPRQFEVGEGATVHPVEVKEIYRRAYFEAIDLILAAVKDRFHQKGFNMLQKLETVVTSLQQPQQSEALKEIVNFYGDDFSHPDRLQTQLTLLHAGTEQPLTDVRSLVVYLKSLSSAERQFFSEVIKVVKLILVMPATNATSERSFSALRRLKTWLRSTISECRLNWSMILHIHKDKTDALPIKGVANEFVTRNESRRRLFGHFD; translated from the coding sequence ATGCCTTGGAGTCCTCACCAACCCTTGCTGTCCTTCCCATATCGCACATTTGCTAAGCAGCAGCGAGCATTCTGTTCTTCTTGGTATAGAAGATACCCGTGGTTGCATTATCAAGAAGCAGATGACAAAGTCTTCTGCTTCTACTGCCAGGTGGCGGAGAAGAAGGACTTAGGCTCAGTTGCTCTGCGCGCTGGGAACTTGGACGATAAATTCGTGAGAACTGGCTTTACAGACTGGAAGAAAGCACTCactaaatttgaaaaacatcAGAAATCAGTCTTTCATCGTGATGCTATGGATATGGTGGTTGGCAAGGAACAGAATGTTGGGCAAATGCTAGGGAAAGGTTATGCAGAAGAAATGGTTGAGAATAGGAATATGTTACAGATAATTATTAGTTGCATTCGATACCTTGCTCGGCAAGGTCTCGCCATGCGTGGTCGGTCTAAACCTGAAGGTAGTGTCGCTCTTGAAAGGGATTCCAACTTAATGCAACTCCTCATTATGCGTGCTGAAGACAATCCGAGGCTCTGGAAATGGTTAGACAAATGCCAGGCCAAGTTCACAAGCCCCTGtatacaaaatgaaattctcAGTATCATGGCATTAATGATTCTGAGAGATGTTGTTAGGAAGGTATCGGGAAAGTGGTACACTATCATGGTAGATGAAACTACAGATTTGTCCAATACTGAACAAATGGTCTTCTGTCTTCGATACGTAGATGATGATCTGGAAGTCCATGAGGAAGTAATAGGGCTGTATAGCTTAGACTCAACTTCTGCTGACTCTATACTAGCAACAGTTCAAGATATCCTGTTACGCATGAATCTAAGGATTGACCATTGCCGAGGCCAGTGCTACGACGGCGCTAGTAACATGGCAGGAGCGAAGTCAGGCGTTGCAAAAAGACTAAATGATCTAGAGCCCCGTGCGTTGTACACACACTGCTATGGTCATGCATTAAACCTAGCGACTCAGGATGTGTTGAAAGGTATCAAGGTCATGCGAAGTGCTCTGGAGACCGTACATGAAATTACTAAGTTGATAAAAAAATCACCCAAACGTGAAAGCATCTTCAAGAAGTTTAAAGATGTTGTCACTGCTGGCTCTCCAGGACTACGGATTCTTTGTCCTACACGATGGACGGTCAGGGCTGAGGCATTAACGTCAATATCTGAAAACTACACTACACTTCAGATGACTTGGGATGTGGCAAAAGAAGCCACAAAGGATACTGAGATGAGAGCTAGAATTGGAGGAATCGCTTTGCAGATGGACACATTTGACTTCGTTTATGGTGTTGAACTTGGAAGAAAGCTGCTGAACATAGTGGACAACCTGTCCCGATCCTTACAGAGTTCTACTATTTCAGCATGCGAAGGCCAAAAGCTAGTCagtactacaacaacaactatcCAGTCAATGAGATCTGATGAGTGCTTTGATATATTTTGGAAGTACGTTGAACGCAAAAGATTGTCACTTCAAGTGCCATCCCCTACCCTTCCACGACGTAGGAAAGTTCCAAGACAATTCGAGGTAGGAGAAGGTGCAACAGTACATCCAGTAGAAGTGAAGGAGATCTATCGAAGGGCTTACTTTGAGGCCATTGACTTGATTTTAGCAGCAGTCAAAGATAGATTTCATCAGAAAGGATTCAACATGTTACAGAAATTAGAGACAGTTGTAACTTCTCTTCAGCAACCCCAGCAATCGGAAGCACTGAAAGAGATTGTCAATTTTTATGGTGATGATTTCAGTCACCCAGACCGACTTCAAACACAGCTCACTCTTCTTCATGCAGGTACTGAACAGCCACTGACGGATGTACGGTCTCTGGTCGTATACCTCAAATCCTTAAGCAGTGCAGAAAGACAGTTTTTTtctgaagtcatcaaagtaGTCAAGCTCATTCTGGTAATGCCGGCAACAAACGCCACAAGTGAAAGAAGTTTTAGTGCTCTCCGTAGACTCAAGACATGGCTACGTTCTACAATAAGTGAATGTCGTCTCAACTGGTCTATGATACTCCATATCCATAAGGACAAAACTGATGCATTACCAATAAAAGGTGTTGCGAATGAGTTTGTTACACGTAATGAAAGCAGAAGACGACTATTCGGACACTTTGATTAA